One genomic region from Thermoleptolyngbya sichuanensis A183 encodes:
- the isiD gene encoding protein IsiD — MRTLDFCEQDVAQMTEGEVENLAKRLEQDDYANVFEGLRDWHLLRAIAFQRPELAEPYYYLLDMEAYDES, encoded by the coding sequence ATGCGTACATTGGACTTTTGCGAGCAAGATGTCGCCCAAATGACCGAGGGCGAGGTAGAAAACCTGGCGAAGCGGCTCGAACAAGACGACTATGCAAACGTCTTTGAAGGGCTGCGCGACTGGCACCTGCTGAGGGCGATCGCCTTCCAGCGCCCCGAACTGGCAGAACCCTACTATTACCTGCTAGATATGGAAGCCTACGACGAGTCCTAA
- the psb27 gene encoding photosystem II protein Psb27 — MKTFLTRLFALVLVCVIGLTGCSSASGNLSGNYRQDTLALIGSLRNALELPDGTPEKAAAQSEARQLINDFSARYRRDNSLLKLGSFTTMRTALNSLAGHYSSYPNRPVPAKLKERLELEFKQVESALKREA, encoded by the coding sequence ATGAAGACTTTTCTAACTCGTCTGTTCGCCCTAGTGCTGGTGTGTGTCATTGGATTGACGGGCTGCTCCAGTGCGTCGGGAAATCTCAGTGGCAACTATCGGCAAGATACGCTGGCGCTGATCGGTAGCTTGCGGAACGCACTAGAACTGCCCGATGGAACGCCTGAAAAGGCCGCCGCCCAATCCGAAGCCCGCCAGCTAATCAACGACTTCTCAGCCCGATATCGCCGAGACAACTCGCTGCTCAAGCTGGGTTCCTTTACTACCATGCGGACAGCGCTGAATTCTCTAGCAGGGCACTATAGCTCCTATCCCAATCGTCCTGTTCCTGCCAAGCTGAAGGAGCGTTTGGAACTGGAATTTAAACAGGTCGAGTCTGCACTAAAGCGGGAAGCATAG
- the dacB gene encoding D-alanyl-D-alanine carboxypeptidase/D-alanyl-D-alanine endopeptidase: protein MSVGWQGGWQGWHRSQKAPIVFAALLALLGSGNLSTAIAQSQVPKPDLTQNPKSKIQNPQIAQSPGSFCATDLPGQLDALLNAEPVPRSRWGVLVRSLDTGKTLYAREADQFFIPASNAKVFTTAATLTALGPAFRIRTSLYRDASDRDAAEAAEAGQVRLRLVGRGDPTLTTAQLDALTTQLRAQGIARIDRLTVDTSYFQGDEVNPNWDWEDAQAGYGAPVSSVMVDGNAIALQLVPQALGQPLRVVWRDPADGAGWAIDNRSRTVAASEAEFTAVRRAFDRLLLRVGGQLRVGSAAEPEIIPVTDPTRHFINRLRRSLRNQGIVLGPVAIATTPTRLTEPEIASIASAPLSELLKPTNANSENLYAEAMLRILGAEQLPNQSANSLSAGITALKATLTQLGVSADSYAPVDGSGLARKNLASPESLVETLRAIARTPNARVFRDSLAVAGSSGTLQNRFRNTPVQGRLWGKTGAISGIASLSGYLEPPQHPPLAISILVNHFDQPVRTVRPTMDELVLRMARVQSCE from the coding sequence TTGAGCGTCGGATGGCAGGGCGGCTGGCAGGGCTGGCACCGCAGCCAGAAGGCCCCGATCGTCTTCGCCGCGCTCTTGGCGCTGTTGGGCAGTGGGAACCTGTCCACGGCGATCGCCCAAAGCCAAGTTCCTAAACCAGACCTTACCCAAAATCCAAAATCCAAAATCCAAAATCCCCAAATCGCCCAATCTCCCGGCAGTTTCTGTGCGACAGATTTGCCAGGGCAACTGGACGCGCTGCTGAATGCAGAGCCTGTGCCGCGATCGCGCTGGGGCGTATTGGTGCGATCGCTCGACACGGGCAAAACGCTCTATGCCCGCGAAGCAGACCAGTTTTTCATTCCTGCATCCAATGCCAAAGTCTTCACCACAGCGGCCACGCTGACGGCCCTCGGCCCCGCCTTTCGCATTCGCACCTCTCTCTACCGCGACGCAAGCGACCGCGATGCGGCAGAAGCAGCAGAGGCAGGGCAAGTCCGGCTGCGGCTAGTGGGGCGCGGCGACCCTACGCTCACCACTGCCCAACTCGATGCGCTGACCACACAACTCAGGGCACAGGGCATCGCCCGCATCGATCGCCTGACGGTCGATACCTCCTACTTCCAGGGCGACGAGGTAAACCCCAACTGGGACTGGGAAGATGCCCAGGCGGGCTACGGCGCACCCGTCAGCAGTGTGATGGTGGATGGCAATGCGATCGCCCTCCAGTTGGTTCCCCAAGCGCTGGGGCAGCCCCTCCGCGTCGTGTGGCGCGACCCGGCCGATGGCGCGGGCTGGGCCATCGACAATCGCTCTCGCACTGTCGCCGCCAGCGAAGCCGAATTTACAGCCGTCCGCCGCGCCTTTGACCGACTGCTGCTGCGGGTGGGCGGCCAACTGCGGGTCGGCAGCGCCGCAGAGCCAGAAATCATCCCCGTCACCGATCCAACCCGCCACTTCATCAACCGACTGCGGCGCTCGCTCCGCAACCAGGGCATCGTGCTTGGCCCAGTGGCGATCGCCACCACGCCCACCCGCCTCACGGAACCCGAAATCGCCAGCATCGCCTCTGCCCCCCTGTCGGAATTGCTCAAACCCACCAACGCCAACAGCGAAAACCTCTACGCCGAGGCAATGCTGAGAATTTTGGGCGCAGAGCAATTGCCCAATCAGTCCGCCAATAGTCTCTCCGCCGGAATCACGGCTCTCAAAGCAACCCTGACCCAACTGGGCGTATCCGCCGACAGCTACGCCCCTGTCGATGGTTCTGGACTGGCCCGCAAAAATCTGGCCAGCCCAGAATCCTTGGTGGAAACCCTGAGGGCGATCGCCCGCACTCCCAACGCCCGCGTGTTTCGCGACTCGCTGGCCGTAGCCGGCAGCAGTGGCACCCTTCAAAACCGCTTCCGCAATACGCCCGTGCAGGGAAGGCTCTGGGGAAAAACCGGAGCCATCAGCGGCATCGCCTCACTGTCGGGCTATCTAGAGCCGCCCCAGCATCCGCCCCTGGCGATCAGCATCTTGGTCAATCATTTTGACCAGCCTGTGCGAACCGTCCGCCCAACGATGGACGAGCTGGTGCTGCGAATGGCGCGGGTACAATCCTGCGAGTAA
- the purH gene encoding bifunctional phosphoribosylaminoimidazolecarboxamide formyltransferase/IMP cyclohydrolase: MTRLALLSVSDKTGLVAFARQLVETFDFSIISSGGTAEALKAAGIPVTKVSDYTGSPEILGGRVKTLHPRIHGGILARRDVPQDLTDLETNQIQPIDLVVVNLYPFEQTIAQPGMSLADAVEQIDIGGPAMLRASAKNFAHVTVLCNPAQYDEYLTELRRGDGQVSFEFRRACALAGFSHTAKYDAAIATYLAAQSATREPIAAESGSEHPASIFITGRLLQPLRYGENPHQPAAWYQTGESPTGWAEATKLQGKELSYNNLVDLEAARRIVAEFDDAPGAPAAAVIIKHTNPCGVALGNTLLEAYTKAYEADSTSAFGGIVALNRPIDVETAAALTQTFLECVVAPGCDAAAAEILAAKSKVRVLTLLDLHAGPAQAVRAIAGGLLVQASDDRPIDISQWKVATEKAPTDDQWAELRFAWTVCKHVKSNAIVVTNQRTTLGIGAGQMNRVGSVKLALEQAGDRARGAILASDGFFPFDDSVRQAAAAGIVAIAQPGGSLRDAESIQAANELGLAMIFTGVRHFLH, translated from the coding sequence ATGACCCGTTTAGCTCTTCTGAGCGTTTCTGACAAAACCGGACTAGTGGCGTTTGCCCGCCAGCTCGTAGAAACGTTCGATTTTTCCATTATCAGTAGCGGTGGCACCGCCGAAGCGCTGAAGGCGGCAGGCATCCCAGTCACCAAAGTTTCTGACTACACAGGTTCCCCCGAAATCCTGGGTGGGCGCGTAAAGACGCTGCATCCCCGCATTCACGGCGGCATTCTAGCCCGACGGGACGTTCCCCAAGACCTGACTGATCTGGAGACCAACCAAATTCAGCCAATTGACTTGGTGGTGGTGAATCTCTACCCCTTTGAGCAGACTATTGCCCAACCGGGTATGTCGCTGGCGGACGCGGTGGAGCAGATCGATATCGGCGGCCCGGCAATGCTGCGGGCCTCGGCCAAAAACTTTGCCCATGTCACCGTGCTGTGCAATCCAGCCCAGTATGACGAATATCTGACGGAATTGCGGCGGGGGGATGGTCAGGTGTCGTTCGAGTTTCGCCGAGCCTGCGCGTTGGCGGGGTTTTCGCACACGGCGAAGTATGACGCGGCGATCGCCACCTATCTGGCCGCGCAATCGGCAACCCGCGAACCCATCGCCGCAGAATCGGGCAGCGAGCATCCAGCTTCGATTTTCATCACGGGTCGCCTGCTGCAACCGCTGCGCTATGGCGAAAACCCCCATCAGCCTGCCGCCTGGTATCAAACTGGGGAATCGCCCACGGGCTGGGCAGAGGCAACCAAGCTCCAGGGCAAGGAGTTGAGCTATAACAACCTGGTCGATCTGGAGGCGGCGCGGCGGATTGTGGCGGAGTTTGACGATGCGCCCGGTGCGCCCGCCGCCGCTGTGATTATTAAGCACACCAATCCCTGCGGTGTGGCGCTGGGCAATACGCTGCTGGAGGCCTATACCAAAGCCTATGAAGCCGACTCGACCTCGGCCTTCGGCGGCATTGTGGCGCTGAATCGACCCATCGATGTAGAAACCGCAGCGGCTTTGACCCAGACCTTTTTGGAATGCGTGGTTGCGCCGGGGTGTGATGCGGCAGCGGCAGAAATCCTAGCAGCAAAGTCCAAAGTGCGCGTGCTGACGCTGCTCGACCTGCACGCAGGCCCAGCGCAGGCGGTGAGGGCGATCGCCGGAGGACTGCTGGTTCAAGCCTCCGATGATCGTCCGATCGACATCAGCCAGTGGAAAGTGGCGACCGAAAAAGCACCGACCGACGACCAGTGGGCAGAACTGCGCTTTGCCTGGACAGTCTGCAAACACGTCAAATCCAACGCAATTGTGGTCACGAATCAGCGCACCACGCTGGGCATTGGCGCAGGGCAAATGAATCGGGTCGGATCTGTGAAGCTGGCGCTGGAGCAGGCGGGCGATCGCGCTAGGGGCGCAATTTTAGCCAGCGACGGCTTTTTCCCGTTTGACGATTCGGTGCGGCAGGCGGCGGCGGCGGGGATCGTAGCGATCGCCCAACCCGGCGGCAGTTTGCGCGATGCCGAGTCGATTCAGGCCGCAAACGAGCTGGGATTGGCTATGATTTTCACGGGCGTTCGCCATTTCTTGCACTAG
- the psaK gene encoding photosystem I reaction center subunit PsaK — protein sequence MFISPLLAAVPTTLEWGPKTAIVMILCNILAIAIGKFTIQQPSVGPELPSSNMFGGMGLGALLGTTSLGHILGAGVILGLASMGAL from the coding sequence TTGTTCATTTCCCCGTTACTTGCTGCCGTGCCCACCACCCTGGAATGGGGCCCCAAAACGGCAATTGTCATGATCCTGTGCAACATTCTGGCGATCGCCATTGGCAAATTCACAATTCAACAGCCCAGCGTTGGGCCGGAGCTACCCTCCTCTAATATGTTTGGCGGCATGGGTTTGGGGGCGCTGCTGGGAACGACCTCTCTCGGTCACATCCTTGGCGCGGGAGTGATTTTGGGACTAGCCAGCATGGGCGCACTATAG
- a CDS encoding Uma2 family endonuclease has translation MSLTAQQLAALMPDATQLESDEPEMESSLHYAQLALLVACLEWLWRDRSDFFIGANLTIYFSREQLKNKEFRGPDFFLVKNTEKRPRKSWVVWEEGGRYPDLIIELLSDSTAQIDRNLKKELYQNRFRTPEYFWFSPETLEFSGYRLVNQQYEPIAETDSGWLWSHTLGLYLGIQAGMLRYFTETGNLVLSPQESAQRLTEQLRALGVEPDV, from the coding sequence ATGTCACTCACTGCTCAACAGTTAGCTGCTTTGATGCCTGATGCCACTCAATTAGAAAGTGACGAGCCAGAGATGGAGAGTTCACTACACTATGCCCAACTAGCCCTGCTGGTTGCTTGTTTAGAGTGGCTTTGGCGCGATCGCTCTGATTTTTTTATTGGGGCAAACTTGACAATTTATTTCAGCCGGGAGCAGCTCAAAAACAAAGAGTTTCGCGGCCCCGATTTCTTTTTAGTGAAAAACACCGAAAAGCGCCCGCGAAAATCTTGGGTTGTCTGGGAGGAAGGCGGCAGATACCCGGATTTGATTATTGAACTCTTATCGGACTCAACAGCCCAAATCGATCGAAATTTAAAGAAGGAACTCTATCAAAACCGATTTCGCACACCAGAGTATTTCTGGTTTTCTCCTGAGACTTTGGAATTTTCAGGCTATCGCCTAGTTAACCAGCAGTATGAACCGATTGCTGAAACTGATTCGGGCTGGCTGTGGAGTCATACCTTAGGACTCTATTTAGGTATTCAAGCTGGGATGCTGCGCTATTTTACAGAAACAGGTAACCTGGTGCTGTCTCCACAAGAATCGGCACAACGATTGACAGAGCAGCTAAGAGCGTTGGGTGTTGAACCGGACGTATAG
- a CDS encoding adenylosuccinate synthase produces MANVVVIGAQWGDEGKGKITDLLSKSADVVVRYQGGVNAGHTVVVQGQTFKLHLIPSGILYPTTECIIGSGTVIDPKVLLGELDQLEKLGVSSENLLISETAHVTMPYHLMIDAAAEEQRGSHKIGTTKRGIGPTYADKSERTGIRVVDLMDAEGLRDQLTWTIEYKNVILEKLYNLPPLDPNAVIDEYLGYAERLRPHVVDSSLRISQAVRQRRNILFEGAQGTLLDLDHGTYPYVTSSNPVSGGACVGAGVGPTIIDRVIGVAKAYTTRVGEGPFPTELLGDVGEALCDRGAEFGTTTGRKRRCGWFDAVIGRYAVRINGLDCLAITKLDVLDDLDEIKVCTAYEIDGQQVRDFPSNARVFARCQPIYKTLPGWKQDTSHCRSLDDLPRQALDYLKFLAELMEVPIAIVSLGASRDQTIIVEDPIHGPKRALLYTNGAVETAQ; encoded by the coding sequence TTGGCAAACGTTGTAGTAATCGGGGCCCAGTGGGGCGACGAAGGAAAAGGGAAGATTACCGACCTGTTGAGCAAGTCCGCCGACGTGGTGGTGCGCTATCAGGGCGGGGTGAATGCGGGTCACACGGTCGTTGTGCAGGGGCAGACCTTCAAGCTGCACCTCATTCCATCGGGTATTCTGTATCCCACAACGGAATGCATCATTGGCTCTGGCACAGTGATTGATCCGAAGGTGCTGCTGGGTGAACTGGATCAGCTCGAAAAGCTGGGCGTTTCCAGCGAGAACCTGCTGATTTCTGAGACGGCCCACGTCACCATGCCCTATCACCTCATGATCGATGCCGCCGCCGAAGAGCAGCGCGGCAGCCACAAGATCGGCACGACCAAGCGTGGCATTGGCCCCACCTACGCCGACAAGTCCGAGCGCACGGGCATTCGCGTGGTGGATCTGATGGACGCAGAGGGACTGCGCGACCAGTTGACTTGGACGATCGAATACAAAAACGTCATTTTAGAGAAGCTGTATAACCTGCCGCCGCTCGACCCCAACGCGGTGATCGATGAATACCTGGGCTATGCCGAGCGGCTGCGCCCCCATGTGGTGGATAGCTCCCTGCGGATTAGTCAGGCCGTGCGTCAGCGCCGCAATATCTTGTTTGAGGGCGCACAGGGCACGCTGCTAGATCTAGATCACGGCACTTACCCCTATGTCACCTCGTCGAACCCGGTGTCGGGTGGCGCGTGTGTGGGGGCGGGCGTAGGGCCGACGATCATCGACCGGGTGATTGGTGTGGCCAAGGCTTACACCACTCGCGTGGGCGAAGGACCCTTTCCGACCGAACTGCTGGGAGATGTGGGCGAGGCGTTGTGCGATCGCGGCGCAGAATTCGGCACCACGACCGGGCGCAAACGCCGCTGCGGCTGGTTTGACGCAGTAATTGGTCGCTACGCCGTCCGCATCAACGGGCTAGACTGTCTTGCCATTACCAAGCTCGATGTGCTGGATGACCTCGACGAAATCAAAGTCTGCACTGCTTACGAAATCGACGGCCAGCAGGTGCGCGACTTTCCCTCGAATGCGCGAGTGTTTGCCCGCTGTCAGCCCATTTACAAAACTCTACCGGGCTGGAAGCAAGACACCTCCCACTGTCGATCGCTCGATGACCTGCCCCGCCAAGCGCTGGATTACCTTAAGTTTCTAGCGGAACTGATGGAAGTGCCGATCGCCATCGTGTCGCTCGGAGCCAGCCGCGACCAGACGATTATCGTGGAAGACCCGATCCACGGGCCCAAACGGGCGCTGCTGTATACCAACGGCGCAGTCGAAACCGCCCAATAA
- a CDS encoding adenosine deaminase produces MTLYAELHRHLGGSVVPRILWRYFQRNQADLAERFADYAEFEDFYTRPRNTLAEYLELHTLVESVQTEDTLPYFIYRLMRGAYVFENLAYLELRYTPYLRTPEHLSQGDRISLMSQIVEVVGRASQIVEYPIVTSQILCMHSRLPYEVNRAIVDLAAARRDVVCGVDLAGGDGLYGDRLGEFIRLYDYARSLGLNTTGHLYETEEGCYPELLPYLMRIGHGIQIPLKHPELLPQVAAQGQCLEVCPTTYLKTGTLQDLHQLKGVFDRCFEAGVDIAICTDNAGLHNVRLPFEYETLLTHDIIGFEELKACQDAAFRHAFAWTHPQRPELILSTILRADAEPSEEFPRSGNGNGQFNAVAQEVTESSR; encoded by the coding sequence GTGACGCTATATGCCGAATTGCACCGCCATCTGGGTGGTTCCGTTGTCCCCCGTATTCTCTGGCGCTATTTTCAGCGCAACCAGGCAGACCTGGCAGAACGATTTGCCGACTATGCCGAGTTTGAGGATTTTTATACGCGCCCGCGCAATACGCTGGCGGAATATCTAGAGCTGCATACGCTGGTGGAAAGCGTGCAGACAGAAGACACCCTGCCCTACTTTATCTATCGTCTGATGCGTGGGGCATATGTGTTTGAGAATTTAGCCTATTTGGAATTGCGCTATACGCCGTATTTGCGAACGCCGGAGCATCTCAGCCAGGGCGATCGCATTTCCTTAATGAGCCAAATTGTGGAGGTGGTGGGCCGCGCCAGCCAGATTGTGGAGTATCCCATCGTCACCAGCCAAATTCTCTGTATGCACTCGCGGCTGCCCTACGAGGTAAACCGGGCGATCGTTGATCTGGCGGCGGCGCGGCGCGATGTAGTGTGTGGCGTGGATCTGGCGGGTGGAGATGGGCTGTATGGCGATCGCCTCGGTGAGTTCATCCGGCTATATGACTACGCGCGATCGCTCGGTCTCAACACCACCGGGCACTTGTATGAAACCGAAGAAGGCTGCTATCCCGAACTTTTGCCCTACCTAATGCGGATCGGCCACGGCATCCAGATTCCGCTAAAGCACCCCGAACTGCTGCCCCAGGTGGCCGCCCAGGGGCAATGCCTGGAGGTCTGTCCCACCACATATCTAAAAACAGGCACGCTGCAAGACCTGCATCAGCTCAAGGGGGTATTCGACCGATGTTTTGAGGCGGGGGTGGATATCGCCATCTGCACCGACAACGCGGGACTACATAACGTGCGGCTGCCGTTTGAATATGAAACGCTGCTGACCCACGACATCATTGGCTTTGAGGAGCTAAAAGCCTGCCAGGATGCCGCCTTCCGCCATGCCTTTGCCTGGACTCATCCGCAACGACCAGAGCTAATATTGAGTACCATTTTACGGGCTGATGCAGAGCCATCTGAGGAGTTCCCGCGCTCAGGCAATGGCAACGGACAATTCAATGCTGTCGCGCAAGAGGTAACGGAGTCCTCGCGCTAG
- a CDS encoding phosphoribosyltransferase — MSNLLPLHDRQDAGQQLAPLVAAEVSLLRFRYPNAQPLVYALPRGGIPVAAPIAQSLRCPLDVLVAKKVTRPDNPELAIGAVTADGQVMRSRHAGMMETRTSLWRSAVQTAQASARIQQDLFSGGMKPNDPRGAIAILVDDGIATGLTMAAAARALQAKHPAAVIICAPVAPSRVVPFLKHWGDRIVLLAAPRSFLSVSRFYVEFPQVETEEALDILKRHHQTLQESGLR; from the coding sequence ATGTCCAACCTACTGCCGCTGCACGATCGCCAGGATGCCGGACAACAGCTTGCACCGCTGGTGGCTGCCGAGGTGAGCCTGCTGCGGTTTCGCTATCCCAATGCCCAACCGCTGGTCTACGCGCTGCCTAGGGGTGGCATTCCGGTGGCAGCGCCGATTGCCCAGAGCTTGCGCTGTCCGCTGGACGTGCTGGTAGCCAAAAAGGTGACGCGCCCCGACAATCCAGAGTTGGCGATTGGGGCGGTGACGGCCGACGGTCAGGTGATGCGATCGCGCCATGCCGGGATGATGGAAACGCGAACATCGCTATGGCGCAGCGCAGTGCAGACCGCACAGGCGAGCGCTCGTATCCAGCAAGACTTGTTTTCGGGAGGCATGAAGCCGAATGATCCCCGTGGGGCGATCGCCATTCTGGTCGATGACGGCATTGCCACTGGGCTGACGATGGCCGCCGCAGCTCGTGCCCTGCAAGCCAAGCATCCAGCGGCAGTGATCATTTGTGCGCCCGTTGCGCCTTCGCGGGTTGTGCCGTTTCTCAAGCATTGGGGCGATCGCATCGTCCTGTTGGCGGCTCCGCGCTCTTTTCTCAGCGTCAGCCGCTTCTATGTCGAGTTTCCCCAGGTCGAAACCGAAGAAGCCCTAGATATCCTCAAGCGTCATCATCAGACGCTTCAGGAGTCAGGGCTTCGTTAA
- a CDS encoding alpha/beta hydrolase: MSLRAISIPPRSGKSPEALLVMLHGWGANAQDVASLALMLDLPTMQLLFPDAPFPYPYGPTGRVWYDLPDGYSFESDPEFVHQPKLRESAAQLTDWLRSLSSITGVPLEKTLLAGFSQGGAMALEVGLSLPLAGLLVLSGYLHGPPQLGIALPPPVLMVHGQQDLVVPIGAARRSRDVLQSAGLSVWYHELSTGHEITPEVLKLAQNFTEEIRLSASRSE, encoded by the coding sequence GTGTCTCTGAGAGCGATTTCCATTCCGCCTCGCAGCGGCAAATCGCCGGAAGCGCTGCTGGTCATGCTGCATGGCTGGGGAGCCAATGCCCAGGATGTCGCTTCGCTGGCGCTGATGCTGGATTTGCCGACGATGCAACTGCTATTTCCTGATGCGCCGTTTCCCTATCCCTACGGGCCCACAGGTCGCGTTTGGTACGACTTGCCCGATGGCTATTCCTTCGAGAGCGATCCAGAATTTGTCCATCAGCCCAAACTGCGGGAGAGCGCTGCCCAACTGACAGACTGGCTGCGATCGCTCTCGTCGATCACGGGTGTACCGCTAGAAAAAACGCTGCTGGCGGGCTTTTCGCAGGGTGGTGCGATGGCTTTGGAGGTGGGTCTGAGTCTGCCGCTGGCGGGGCTGCTGGTGCTGAGCGGCTATTTGCACGGGCCACCCCAACTGGGGATCGCGCTGCCGCCGCCCGTGCTGATGGTGCATGGTCAGCAAGATTTGGTGGTGCCGATTGGTGCGGCCCGGCGATCGCGCGATGTTCTGCAATCGGCGGGGCTATCGGTGTGGTATCACGAGCTATCAACGGGTCACGAAATTACCCCGGAGGTACTGAAATTGGCGCAAAACTTTACAGAAGAAATACGGTTGTCAGCGAGCCGGAGCGAATAG
- a CDS encoding DUF4079 domain-containing protein, with the protein MNPELLQSLKVYSQFVHPILMWVLFGLTIYAMYLGVQLRRTRSAEGEVKKALLKGRFNIRHHQIGSILLATMVLGTLGGMAATYANSGKLFVNPHLLVGLGMTGMIATSAALTPFMQKGNDAARYAHITLNVILLALFGWQAITGMQIVQNVVNRMTGNT; encoded by the coding sequence ATGAATCCTGAGCTTTTGCAGTCGCTCAAGGTTTACAGCCAGTTTGTTCATCCGATCCTAATGTGGGTTTTGTTTGGGCTAACGATCTATGCCATGTATCTGGGCGTTCAGCTTCGGCGCACGCGATCTGCCGAGGGCGAGGTCAAAAAAGCATTGCTCAAAGGGCGTTTCAATATTCGCCATCACCAGATTGGCTCGATCTTGCTGGCGACGATGGTGCTGGGCACGCTGGGCGGCATGGCTGCCACCTATGCCAACAGCGGCAAGCTGTTCGTCAACCCCCACCTGCTGGTGGGCTTGGGCATGACGGGCATGATTGCCACCTCTGCTGCACTGACCCCGTTTATGCAGAAGGGCAACGATGCGGCCCGCTATGCCCACATCACGCTGAACGTGATTCTGCTGGCTCTGTTTGGCTGGCAGGCTATCACCGGAATGCAGATTGTGCAAAACGTCGTGAACCGCATGACGGGTAACACCTGA